Part of the Crossiella cryophila genome, CGACTGGCACGCCCCGGACGCGGAGCTGCTGGGCAGGCTGATGACCGACCGGGTGCCGCACCTGGCGGTGCGGGTCAGCGAGGGCGTCGGCTACGTCGGGCCGTTCGTCCGGGCCGGGCGCGGAGCCTGCCTGCAATGCGTTGAACTGCACCGGGGCACGGCCGATCCGCACTGGCCGCGGGTGTCCGCGCAGTTGCTGTGGCACAGCCCGCCGCCGGAGCTGAGCTGCGCGCAGGCCACCGCGGCACTGGCGGCCACCCAGGTGCTGCTCGCCCTGTCCTGGCCGGACAGCGGGCGGGTGCCGCCGCCGAGCTGGTCGGCGGTGCTGGAAATCGACCCGATCAACGCCTCCATGGGAAAGGAGGTGCTGACCCCGCATCCCGATTGCCCCTGTGGCGCAGGCTCACCCCATGCTGATTACATGTAGTCAGACAACTGGGTGGGCGGTCCCGATGTTGACCGGGTCTGTCCCGAATGCCGTCGAACTCGGGGGAGAATCGCTCGGTGACTGAGATCCCGCGCCGTGCCGTCGCTCGCACGGCCAAGCTCGCCAGCCTGCCGCTCGGCGTGGCGGGACGTGTCGCCGCCGGCTGGGGCAAGCGCCTGGTCGGGCGCAGCGCCGAGGAGATCAGCGCGGAGATGTCCGCCAAGACCGCTGAGCAGTTGTTCGCGGTGCTCGGGCAGCTCAAGGGCGGGGCGATGAAGTTCGGCCAGGCGCTGAGCGTGTTCGAGGCGGCCATTCCCGAGGAGATGGCCGCGCCGTACCGCGAGGCGCTGACCAAGCTCCAGTCCGCCGCGCCCGCACTGCCTGCCAAGACGGTGCACCGGGTGCTGGCCGAACAGCTCGGCAGTGGCTGGGCCAAGCGGTTCACCGAGTTCTCCGACGAGCCTGCGGCCGCGGCCAGCATCGGACAGGTGCACCGCGCGGTGTGGCACGACGGGCGCGAGGTCGCGGTCAAGGTGCAGTACCCGGGCGCGGACGAGGCGTTGCTCGCCGACCTGCGCCAGCTCGAGCGCTTCAGCCGGTTGTTCCAGGCCGTGGTGCCGGGCATGGAGGTCAAGCCGCTGCTCACCGAGTTGCGGGAGCGGATGGTCGAGGAACTGGACTACCGCAACGAGGCCACCAACCAGCGCACCTTCGCCACCGCCTTCGCCGGGGACGAGCGGGTGCTCGTGCCCAGGGTGGTGGCCAGCGCGCCGCGGGTGATGGTCACCGAGTGGGTCACCGGCACCCCGCTGTCGGCGATCATCCGGGACGGCGAGCGCGAAGAACGGAACGAGGTCGGCGGGCGGCTGGCCGAGTTCCACTTCTCCGCACCGGCCCGCACCGGACTGCTGCACGCCGATCCGCACCCCGGCAACTTCCTGGTGCTGCCCGACGGCAGGCTGTGCGTGCTCGACTTCGGCGCCTGCGCGCAACTGCCGGACGGCCTGCCCGAGACCCTGGGCGTGGTCACCCGGCTCGCGCTGGAGGGCCGCTCCGACGACATGCTGGACCGGTTGCGCAGCGAGGGTTTCATCCGCCCGGACGCGGAACTCTCCGCCGAGGACGTGCTGGCCTACCTCGGCCCGTTCGTCGAACCACTGCGCACCGAGCAGTTCCACTTCACCCGGTCCTGGTTGCAGGGCCAGGCCGAACGGATCGGCAACCTGCGCGGCCCTGACTTCCGCACCGGCCGGTCGCTGAACCTGCCACCGCAGTACCTGCTGATCCACCGGGTGACCTTCGGCTCCATCGGCATCCTGTGCCAACTGGACGCGGAAACCTCCCTGCTGGACATCGTGACCCGCTGGCAACCCGGCTTCGCCGACGAGGACTGAGCACCACCACCGCGCGGGGCAGCACGGGTCGAGTCACCCGAGGAACGAAATCGGGCTGGCGCATGCGGAATCCGCCGGTGGACTGTGTCGGCGAGCGGCGATCCGCGATCCGCGTGCTTGGCGCAGGTCGCCTGGCGTGCGAGAGCGGTTACACGGGGGGCGCGCCTGGGTGGGGAAGCGTCGGCGCCGCTCGGCGCGGCGCGACTGCGCGGGGCCGGAGAGGGCGGCTGTCCGGAGTGGTGCTGGCCGCCACGTCATGCCGGCTGCCGGGTTGAGCTGGCTGCCAAGTGGAGCTGGCCGTCGGGCTGG contains:
- a CDS encoding ABC1 kinase family protein; amino-acid sequence: MPSNSGENRSVTEIPRRAVARTAKLASLPLGVAGRVAAGWGKRLVGRSAEEISAEMSAKTAEQLFAVLGQLKGGAMKFGQALSVFEAAIPEEMAAPYREALTKLQSAAPALPAKTVHRVLAEQLGSGWAKRFTEFSDEPAAAASIGQVHRAVWHDGREVAVKVQYPGADEALLADLRQLERFSRLFQAVVPGMEVKPLLTELRERMVEELDYRNEATNQRTFATAFAGDERVLVPRVVASAPRVMVTEWVTGTPLSAIIRDGEREERNEVGGRLAEFHFSAPARTGLLHADPHPGNFLVLPDGRLCVLDFGACAQLPDGLPETLGVVTRLALEGRSDDMLDRLRSEGFIRPDAELSAEDVLAYLGPFVEPLRTEQFHFTRSWLQGQAERIGNLRGPDFRTGRSLNLPPQYLLIHRVTFGSIGILCQLDAETSLLDIVTRWQPGFADED